In the Acidovorax sp. A79 genome, one interval contains:
- a CDS encoding Crp/Fnr family transcriptional regulator has translation MTFINGAPVQREDAVASSPCGALQELLAATRLLAGMPREVLAALGGDAVRWRHADGDTLFFEGDEARHCLLVAQGAVEVLRYDAAGDERMLHCFEVGQLVAEAAMFMPHGLYPMTARARGGTQVWRISRRALRGACERHPALALRLLESLSLRLYQRVNEVDWLTSSNAPQRLAAYLVSQAERQGLDIQLPTSQRHLAAHLGIRAETLNRILAEWQGKGWIRGGRRLWCLQDVAPLRALAAPAARAF, from the coding sequence ATGACTTTTATCAACGGTGCCCCGGTCCAGCGGGAGGATGCGGTGGCCTCCAGCCCGTGTGGTGCGTTGCAAGAGCTGCTGGCCGCCACGCGCCTGCTCGCAGGCATGCCGCGCGAGGTACTGGCGGCCCTGGGCGGCGACGCCGTGCGCTGGCGCCACGCCGATGGCGACACACTGTTCTTTGAAGGCGACGAGGCCCGCCACTGCCTGCTGGTCGCCCAGGGGGCCGTGGAAGTGCTGCGCTATGACGCAGCGGGCGACGAGCGCATGCTGCACTGCTTCGAGGTCGGCCAGCTGGTGGCCGAGGCGGCGATGTTCATGCCCCACGGCCTGTACCCGATGACGGCGCGCGCGCGAGGCGGCACACAGGTCTGGCGCATTTCCCGGCGGGCATTGCGCGGCGCCTGCGAACGGCATCCCGCGCTGGCGCTGCGGCTGCTGGAGTCGCTGAGCCTGCGCCTTTACCAGCGGGTGAACGAGGTGGACTGGCTCACCAGCAGCAATGCCCCGCAGCGCCTGGCCGCCTATCTGGTGTCGCAGGCCGAGCGGCAGGGCCTGGACATCCAGCTGCCGACCAGCCAGCGCCACCTGGCGGCCCATCTGGGCATCCGCGCCGAAACGCTCAACCGCATCCTGGCCGAATGGCAGGGCAAGGGCTGGATCCGTGGCGGGCGCCGCCTCTGGTGCCTGCAGGACGTCGCCCCGCTGCGCGCGCTCGCGGCCCCCGCCGCCCGTGCGTTCTGA
- the minC gene encoding septum site-determining protein MinC, which produces MALTTAAQSRTSFDLKSASLPVVAVVLKTTDAALFAADLAERVADAPGFFDNDPVLIDLAPVREAQEPIDFAAITALLRSHSTLPVAVRGGSPAQMDAARAAGLAAAPDAPPVRAEAPATPVQEVVREVIREVEVEVVREVPMPGPGTVVVDKPLRSGQQVYARGADLVVMAVVSFGAEVIADGNIHVYAPLRGRAIAGARGNTEARIFSTCLEPQLVSIAGIYRTTETELPADVRGKPAQVRLDGEKLIIEALK; this is translated from the coding sequence ATGGCCCTTACGACGGCGGCGCAGTCCCGCACCAGCTTTGACCTCAAGAGCGCCTCTTTGCCCGTGGTGGCCGTGGTGCTCAAGACCACCGACGCCGCGCTGTTTGCCGCCGACCTGGCCGAGCGCGTGGCCGACGCCCCGGGCTTCTTCGACAATGATCCGGTGCTGATCGATCTGGCCCCTGTGCGCGAAGCCCAGGAACCCATCGATTTCGCGGCCATCACGGCCTTGCTGCGCAGCCACAGCACCCTGCCCGTGGCGGTCCGCGGCGGCAGCCCTGCCCAGATGGATGCCGCGCGCGCGGCCGGGCTGGCCGCGGCGCCCGATGCACCGCCCGTTCGCGCCGAGGCCCCTGCCACCCCGGTGCAGGAAGTGGTGCGCGAGGTGATCCGCGAGGTCGAGGTCGAAGTGGTGCGCGAAGTGCCCATGCCGGGCCCCGGCACCGTGGTGGTGGACAAGCCCCTGCGCTCGGGCCAGCAGGTGTATGCCCGTGGCGCCGACCTGGTGGTGATGGCCGTGGTGAGCTTTGGCGCCGAGGTGATCGCCGACGGCAACATCCACGTCTATGCCCCGCTGCGCGGCCGCGCGATTGCCGGTGCGCGCGGCAACACCGAAGCGCGCATCTTTTCGACCTGCCTGGAGCCCCAGCTGGTGTCCATCGCGGGCATCTACCGCACCACCGAGACCGAGTTGCCCGCCGATGTGCGCGGCAAGCCGGCCCAGGTCCGGCTCGACGGCGAGAAGCTCATCATCGAAGCTCTCAAGTGA
- the minD gene encoding septum site-determining protein MinD, producing the protein MAKIVVVTSGKGGVGKTTTSASFATGLALRGHKTAVIDFDVGLRNLDLIMGCERRVVYDLINVIQGEANLNQALIKDKQCDNLFVLAASQTRDKDALTQDGVEKVLKDLAAMDFEYIVCDSPAGIESGALMAMHFADEALLVTNPEVSSVRDSDRILGMLGSKTKRAIEGGEPIKEHLLITRYNPSRVQDGQMLSLEDIQDILRIKLIGVIPESEVVLQSSNQGTPAIHAKDSDVSEAYKDVIDRFLGATDKPLRFIDAEKPGFFKRLFGSK; encoded by the coding sequence ATGGCCAAAATCGTCGTCGTGACCTCCGGCAAGGGTGGCGTGGGCAAGACCACCACCAGTGCCAGCTTTGCCACCGGCCTCGCCCTGCGCGGCCACAAGACCGCCGTGATCGACTTTGATGTCGGCCTGCGCAACCTGGACCTCATCATGGGCTGCGAACGCCGCGTGGTGTACGACCTCATCAACGTGATCCAGGGCGAGGCCAACCTGAACCAGGCCCTCATCAAGGACAAGCAGTGCGACAACCTGTTCGTGCTGGCCGCCAGCCAGACGCGCGACAAGGACGCGCTCACGCAGGACGGCGTCGAGAAAGTGCTCAAGGACCTGGCCGCGATGGACTTCGAGTACATCGTCTGCGACTCGCCCGCCGGCATTGAAAGCGGCGCGCTGATGGCCATGCACTTCGCCGACGAGGCGCTGCTGGTGACGAACCCCGAGGTGTCGTCGGTGCGCGACTCGGACCGCATCCTGGGCATGCTGGGCAGCAAGACCAAGCGCGCGATCGAAGGCGGCGAGCCGATCAAGGAGCACCTGCTCATCACGCGCTACAACCCCAGCCGCGTGCAGGACGGCCAGATGCTGAGCCTGGAAGACATCCAGGACATCCTGCGCATCAAGCTGATCGGCGTGATCCCCGAGTCGGAAGTGGTGCTGCAGTCGTCCAACCAGGGCACGCCCGCGATCCACGCCAAGGACTCGGATGTGTCCGAGGCCTACAAGGACGTGATCGACCGCTTCCTGGGCGCCACCGACAAGCCGCTGCGTTTCATCGACGCGGAAAAGCCAGGCTTCTTCAAACGCCTGTTCGGGAGCAAATAA
- the minE gene encoding cell division topological specificity factor MinE, which translates to MASFLSFLLGEKKKTASVAKERLQIILAHERNGRNASEPDYLPALQRELVAVISKYVKINPDDLKVHLERQDNLEVLEVKIELPDTVR; encoded by the coding sequence ATGGCTTCTTTCCTGTCCTTCCTGCTCGGCGAGAAGAAGAAAACCGCCAGCGTCGCCAAGGAGCGGCTGCAGATCATCCTGGCGCACGAGCGCAACGGCCGCAACGCCTCGGAGCCCGACTACCTGCCCGCGCTGCAGCGCGAACTGGTGGCGGTGATCTCCAAGTACGTGAAGATCAACCCCGACGACCTCAAGGTGCACCTGGAGCGCCAGGACAACCTGGAGGTGCTGGAGGTCAAGATCGAGCTGCCCGACACCGTGCGCTGA
- a CDS encoding MOSC domain-containing protein, producing the protein MTTPTVAVRHVNIGLARRLKVGERSVLTAIGKAPVTGPVAVGPLGLAGDEQADPSVHGGLGKAIYAYPAAHYAFWQAQRRERGVSLFDETLPPGFMGENLTIDGPLEADVFVGDEWHFPHCVLRVSAPREPCFKFNAVMGFAQAGRTMALAGCCGYYLAVDQPGTIAAGETATLVPGQRGLSIAQALAGKWAKHAR; encoded by the coding sequence GTGACGACCCCCACCGTGGCCGTGCGCCACGTGAACATCGGTCTGGCCCGGCGCCTGAAGGTGGGCGAGCGCTCGGTGCTCACCGCCATCGGCAAGGCACCCGTCACCGGCCCGGTGGCGGTGGGCCCGCTGGGCCTGGCAGGGGACGAGCAGGCCGACCCGAGCGTGCACGGCGGCCTGGGCAAGGCCATATACGCCTACCCCGCCGCCCACTACGCGTTCTGGCAGGCACAGCGCCGCGAACGCGGCGTGAGCCTGTTCGATGAAACCTTGCCGCCGGGTTTCATGGGGGAGAACCTCACCATCGACGGGCCGCTGGAAGCGGATGTGTTTGTGGGCGATGAATGGCATTTCCCCCACTGCGTGCTGCGGGTGAGCGCCCCGCGCGAGCCATGCTTCAAGTTCAACGCCGTCATGGGGTTTGCGCAGGCGGGCCGCACCATGGCCCTGGCCGGATGCTGCGGCTACTACCTGGCGGTGGACCAGCCCGGCACCATCGCCGCCGGAGAGACCGCCACGCTGGTGCCCGGGCAGCGCGGGCTGAGCATCGCGCAGGCGCTGGCCGGCAAGTGGGCAAAACACGCGCGCTAG
- a CDS encoding flavin reductase family protein: MNPSPPRPALALPPSFSTREFRDALGMFATGVTIVTARTAAGDLVGLTASSFNSVSLAPPLVLWSLSHGASTLPTFADGSHYAIHVLAADQKALAERFATRGIDRWAGLEHRPGISGAPLLAGAAATFECFNRSQYKEGDHTIFVGEVERCEHREGISPLLYHGGKFYTEHPL; encoded by the coding sequence GTGAACCCTTCGCCCCCCCGCCCCGCCCTCGCCCTGCCACCGAGCTTCTCCACACGCGAGTTTCGCGATGCACTGGGCATGTTTGCCACGGGCGTGACCATCGTCACGGCCCGCACGGCGGCGGGCGACCTGGTGGGGCTCACGGCCAGTTCGTTCAATTCGGTGTCGCTGGCACCCCCGCTGGTGCTGTGGAGCCTGTCGCACGGCGCCAGCACCCTGCCCACCTTTGCCGATGGCTCGCACTACGCCATCCACGTGCTGGCCGCGGACCAGAAGGCGCTGGCCGAGCGTTTTGCCACGCGCGGCATCGACCGCTGGGCAGGCCTGGAACACCGGCCCGGCATCAGCGGCGCCCCGTTGCTGGCCGGGGCGGCTGCCACATTCGAATGCTTCAACCGCAGCCAGTACAAGGAGGGCGACCACACCATCTTTGTGGGCGAGGTCGAACGCTGCGAGCACCGCGAAGGCATCTCGCCCCTGCTGTACCACGGGGGCAAGTTCTACACCGAGCACCCGCTGTGA
- a CDS encoding alpha/beta fold hydrolase, with protein MAVLPTFTALGSGPTVLMLHDADGDHLTFAPQVETLATVGYRAVAWNMPGYGRSAPVEPYTFKALAQSCLALIDALRGGPVTLVGHGMGAMVALEAAVRGPSQVRRLVLCAGGPALDAQAVEDWVAPRLRALKALDGGGGMEALAQTLVPQFIGTGALPEGVRLASHALAQVYPGAYRRALEALPTFDRGAAALAHLAMPTLLVGGALDRCTPPVALEALAQVLPDAQTLVLPHVGHWPQLEDPEGFDAALLDFLAQRRMLH; from the coding sequence ATGGCCGTTCTTCCTACCTTCACCGCCCTGGGCTCCGGCCCCACCGTGCTCATGCTGCACGACGCCGATGGCGACCACCTCACCTTTGCCCCCCAGGTGGAAACGCTGGCCACGGTTGGCTACCGCGCCGTGGCCTGGAACATGCCGGGCTATGGCCGCAGCGCGCCCGTGGAGCCCTACACCTTCAAGGCGCTGGCGCAGAGCTGCCTGGCCCTGATCGACGCCCTGCGGGGTGGCCCGGTCACGCTGGTGGGGCACGGCATGGGCGCCATGGTGGCGCTGGAGGCCGCAGTGCGCGGCCCATCGCAGGTGCGGCGCCTCGTGCTGTGCGCGGGCGGGCCGGCGCTCGATGCGCAGGCGGTGGAAGACTGGGTGGCGCCCCGGCTGCGCGCCCTGAAAGCACTGGATGGCGGTGGCGGCATGGAGGCGCTGGCGCAGACGCTGGTACCCCAGTTCATCGGCACCGGCGCCCTGCCCGAAGGGGTGCGGCTGGCCAGCCATGCGCTGGCCCAGGTGTACCCGGGGGCCTACCGGCGCGCGCTGGAGGCCTTGCCCACGTTTGATCGCGGGGCTGCCGCGCTGGCCCACCTGGCCATGCCCACGCTGCTGGTGGGGGGCGCGCTGGACCGCTGCACACCCCCCGTGGCCCTGGAGGCGCTTGCCCAGGTGCTGCCCGATGCGCAGACCCTGGTGCTGCCCCATGTCGGGCACTGGCCCCAGCTGGAGGACCCCGAGGGTTTCGATGCCGCGCTGCTGGACTTTCTAGCCCAGCGGCGGATGCTGCACTGA
- a CDS encoding YdcF family protein yields MWFALKKILSALLLPPVSSILLALVGLWIARYHRRTGITVVVLSLLSVLVLSWPPVSDVLVRSLEHHPVVTARQLSQARTQAIVVLGGGADTVAPEYGVDVLSRGARERVRYAVHLQQQAGLPILATGGSTGGMRAESLVMKDVVEREFKGRVRWTEVESLDTRSNAEKSAILLKAAGIERIALVTHGWHMVRAAGAFERAGLQVLPAPMGFKGGQARKLYRVLPRASALADSSLALHEWLGILVQRMGLGS; encoded by the coding sequence ATGTGGTTTGCCCTGAAGAAAATACTGTCTGCGCTGCTGTTGCCCCCGGTGTCCAGCATCCTGCTGGCGCTGGTGGGGCTGTGGATCGCGCGCTACCACCGCCGCACGGGCATCACGGTGGTGGTGCTGTCGCTGCTGTCGGTGCTGGTGCTGTCCTGGCCACCGGTGTCGGATGTGCTGGTGCGCAGCCTGGAGCACCATCCCGTGGTGACCGCCCGGCAGCTGTCCCAAGCGCGCACCCAGGCCATCGTGGTGCTGGGGGGCGGGGCCGACACCGTGGCCCCCGAGTACGGTGTGGATGTGCTCAGTCGGGGCGCCCGCGAGCGGGTGCGCTACGCCGTGCACCTGCAGCAGCAGGCGGGCTTGCCCATCCTGGCGACGGGCGGCTCCACCGGCGGCATGCGGGCCGAGTCGCTGGTCATGAAGGACGTGGTGGAGCGCGAGTTCAAAGGGCGGGTGCGCTGGACGGAGGTGGAGTCGCTCGACACCCGCAGCAATGCCGAAAAATCCGCCATCCTGCTCAAGGCCGCCGGCATCGAGCGCATTGCCCTGGTCACCCACGGCTGGCACATGGTGCGCGCGGCCGGGGCCTTCGAGCGCGCGGGGCTGCAGGTGCTGCCCGCGCCCATGGGCTTCAAGGGCGGGCAGGCCCGCAAGCTGTACCGGGTGTTGCCGCGCGCCTCCGCGCTGGCCGACAGCAGCCTGGCGCTGCACGAATGGCTGGGGATTCTGGTGCAGCGGATGGGGCTGGGCTCCTGA
- a CDS encoding helix-hairpin-helix domain-containing protein, with protein MGFSAAEKEQMLALHGVGATVIARLEQVGFSSLAELVDADVAAVTRTISEMMRSTCWHNSPQARGAIGAIVALARSRQP; from the coding sequence ATGGGTTTTTCTGCCGCTGAAAAAGAGCAAATGCTGGCCCTGCACGGCGTGGGGGCCACCGTGATTGCGCGCCTGGAGCAGGTCGGGTTTTCGTCGCTGGCCGAACTGGTCGACGCGGATGTGGCCGCGGTGACCAGAACCATCTCGGAGATGATGAGGTCCACCTGCTGGCACAACAGCCCCCAGGCGCGCGGTGCCATTGGCGCCATCGTGGCGCTGGCCCGGAGCCGGCAGCCCTAG
- a CDS encoding flavodoxin family protein, with amino-acid sequence MPAPHYLFLTTSTREPGHTGNTEWLARQAAAALPPGTAQTWHHLARMDLPPFVDQRHTSGTYAPPEGDMKTLLDATLAATHIVFVAPVYWYSIPSPLKTYLDHWSAWMRVPGLAFKEPMGAKTLALITTSGDRAKAQPMIDSVELCARFLSMAWGGALWGKGGPPGAVQADAQALAAAPDFLLA; translated from the coding sequence ATGCCTGCACCGCACTACCTCTTTCTCACCACGTCCACCCGCGAGCCGGGCCACACCGGCAACACCGAGTGGCTCGCACGCCAGGCGGCCGCCGCGCTGCCCCCGGGCACCGCGCAAACCTGGCACCACCTGGCCCGCATGGACCTGCCGCCCTTCGTGGACCAGCGCCACACCTCGGGCACCTATGCGCCGCCCGAAGGCGACATGAAGACGCTGCTGGACGCCACGCTGGCGGCCACGCACATCGTGTTCGTGGCGCCGGTCTACTGGTACAGCATTCCCTCGCCGCTCAAGACCTACCTGGACCACTGGAGCGCCTGGATGCGCGTGCCTGGCCTGGCCTTCAAGGAGCCCATGGGCGCGAAGACCCTGGCGCTCATCACCACCAGCGGCGACCGCGCCAAGGCCCAGCCCATGATCGACTCCGTGGAGCTGTGCGCCCGGTTCCTGTCGATGGCCTGGGGCGGCGCGCTCTGGGGCAAGGGCGGGCCGCCGGGGGCGGTGCAGGCCGACGCGCAGGCGCTGGCTGCGGCGCCGGACTTCTTGCTGGCGTAG
- a CDS encoding D-amino acid dehydrogenase — translation MKTIVLGAGIIGTSTAWHLLERGHEVIVIDRQPDAALETSFANAAQISVSYCEPWANREAPLKALKWMFDKEAPLLFRPQMDWQQWRWGLQFLAQCNDAAFERNVQQIVALGAYSHAALKDLVSTTGIEYNRLERGIAHFYTDQKSFDAAGHAVELMRKHGVQRRLVSRDELLQIEPAFKAYGDKITGGTYTSTDESGDARVFTQELARRCMARGAQFLYGHDVLRLNKIGNAIDSVAVMARQSSGGGKKDFILKADAVVVACGSYSAPLLRSVGVDLPIYPGKGYSATFPLLKPEGAPMVSTIDDGKKIAMSRLGNHLRVAGTIELNGWDLTLDSTLARARCHMLSRRIEAILPGVCDTRTPEEGGDPQYWTGLRPATPTNIPFIGQTRVGKLWVNAGHGTLGWTHGAGSGKALAELISGEQPAMNFGFLGDERVRAPRAVATA, via the coding sequence ATGAAAACCATTGTTCTCGGCGCAGGCATCATCGGCACCAGCACGGCGTGGCACCTGCTGGAACGCGGTCACGAAGTCATCGTGATCGACCGCCAGCCCGATGCTGCGCTCGAAACCAGTTTTGCCAATGCAGCACAGATCTCGGTGAGCTACTGCGAGCCCTGGGCCAACCGCGAGGCGCCGCTCAAGGCGCTCAAGTGGATGTTCGACAAGGAAGCGCCGCTGCTGTTTCGCCCGCAGATGGACTGGCAGCAATGGCGCTGGGGCCTGCAGTTCCTCGCGCAGTGCAACGACGCCGCGTTCGAGCGCAATGTGCAGCAGATCGTGGCGCTGGGCGCGTACAGCCATGCCGCCCTCAAGGACCTGGTCAGCACCACGGGCATCGAATACAACCGGCTGGAACGCGGCATTGCCCACTTCTACACCGACCAGAAATCCTTTGACGCCGCCGGCCATGCGGTGGAGCTCATGCGCAAGCACGGCGTGCAACGGCGCCTGGTGAGCCGCGACGAGCTGCTGCAGATCGAGCCCGCGTTCAAGGCCTACGGCGACAAGATCACCGGCGGCACCTACACCAGCACCGACGAGAGCGGCGACGCGCGCGTGTTCACGCAGGAACTCGCCCGCCGCTGCATGGCGCGCGGCGCGCAGTTCCTCTATGGCCACGACGTGCTGCGCCTGAACAAGATCGGCAACGCTATTGATTCGGTAGCTGTCATGGCACGCCAGTCCAGCGGTGGGGGCAAAAAAGACTTCATCCTGAAGGCCGACGCCGTGGTCGTGGCCTGCGGCTCCTACAGCGCGCCGCTGTTGCGCAGCGTGGGCGTGGACCTGCCGATCTACCCTGGCAAGGGCTACAGCGCCACGTTCCCGCTGCTCAAGCCCGAGGGCGCGCCCATGGTCTCCACCATCGACGACGGCAAGAAGATCGCCATGAGCCGCCTGGGCAACCACCTGCGCGTGGCGGGCACCATCGAACTCAATGGCTGGGACCTGACGCTGGACAGCACACTGGCCCGCGCACGCTGCCACATGCTGTCGCGCCGCATCGAGGCCATCCTGCCCGGCGTGTGCGACACCCGCACGCCCGAAGAAGGCGGCGACCCGCAGTACTGGACCGGCCTGCGCCCGGCCACGCCCACCAACATCCCGTTCATCGGGCAGACCCGCGTGGGCAAGCTGTGGGTGAATGCGGGCCACGGCACGCTGGGCTGGACGCACGGCGCGGGCTCGGGCAAGGCGCTGGCCGAGCTCATCAGCGGCGAACAGCCCGCGATGAACTTCGGCTTCCTGGGCGACGAGCGCGTGCGCGCGCCCCGGGCCGTCGCCACGGCCTGA
- a CDS encoding LysR family transcriptional regulator ArgP, with product MSTYDPAALECLAAIVEEGGFERAAQRLNVTQSAVSQRLRALEAQVGSVLIVRSRPLRPTSAGQLLLKHTKQLRLLRADLERDLHELAPSAPGGTREDERISIAINADSIATWAMGALHELVRQRLPLEIIVDDQDFTQEWLRSGQVLGCVTTLKQALRGCKMVPLGAMHYVAVASAPYAQQHLPQGLTPHNFREVPFLSFNRKDDMAAEFVARAFGLKRVALNHLFVPGSEAQMRAVAAGWAVGVVPELLARGPIADGSMVDLAPGRRLPIQLYWHCWNLESAVLDALTAALTATAARTLEAPAA from the coding sequence ATGAGCACCTACGATCCCGCCGCCCTGGAATGCCTTGCCGCCATCGTTGAAGAGGGCGGCTTCGAGCGCGCTGCGCAGCGCCTGAACGTCACACAGTCGGCCGTCTCACAGCGCCTGCGCGCGCTGGAGGCGCAGGTGGGCTCGGTGCTCATCGTGCGCAGCCGTCCGCTGCGGCCCACCTCGGCGGGGCAGTTGCTGCTCAAGCACACCAAGCAGCTACGACTGCTGCGCGCCGACCTGGAGCGCGACCTGCACGAACTCGCGCCCAGCGCCCCCGGCGGCACGCGCGAGGACGAACGCATCTCGATCGCCATCAATGCCGACAGCATCGCCACCTGGGCGATGGGCGCGCTGCACGAGCTGGTGCGCCAGCGCCTGCCGCTGGAAATCATCGTGGACGACCAGGATTTCACGCAGGAATGGCTGCGCTCCGGTCAGGTGCTGGGCTGCGTGACCACGCTCAAGCAGGCCCTGCGCGGCTGCAAGATGGTGCCGCTGGGCGCCATGCACTACGTGGCGGTGGCGTCTGCGCCCTATGCGCAGCAGCACCTGCCCCAGGGGCTCACGCCGCACAACTTCCGCGAAGTGCCGTTCCTGTCGTTCAACCGCAAGGACGACATGGCCGCCGAATTCGTGGCCCGTGCCTTCGGCCTCAAGCGCGTGGCGCTCAACCACCTGTTCGTGCCCGGGTCGGAGGCGCAGATGCGCGCCGTGGCCGCCGGCTGGGCGGTGGGCGTGGTGCCCGAGCTGCTGGCGCGCGGGCCCATCGCCGACGGCAGCATGGTGGACCTGGCGCCCGGCCGCAGGCTGCCGATCCAGCTGTACTGGCACTGCTGGAACCTGGAGTCGGCGGTGCTGGACGCGCTCACGGCCGCGCTCACGGCCACGGCCGCCCGCACGCTCGAGGCGCCGGCGGCCTAG
- a CDS encoding midcut-by-XrtH protein, which yields MQKNHPSRRPATAPRIALLWAAAAAAPAAWAQGAPVGAVAYAPLAAPAAVPTLSQWGLLVLVLLLAAAARHLLRHAGHGVVRAIVPGLLACAALLCMPWGGQAIAVPSSDVPLDNPAGGVADIPDHPDLERAFADYLHAYEVRNTTDRPQRLTAVGVTAAHRIQGPGDETRCTVGQTLAPMASCHLVVGRPH from the coding sequence ATGCAAAAAAACCATCCCTCCCGTCGCCCCGCAACCGCCCCACGCATCGCCCTGCTGTGGGCCGCCGCCGCTGCAGCCCCCGCCGCCTGGGCCCAGGGCGCGCCCGTGGGCGCGGTGGCCTATGCCCCGCTGGCGGCCCCGGCCGCCGTGCCCACGCTGTCGCAATGGGGGCTGCTGGTGCTGGTGCTGCTCCTGGCCGCCGCGGCCCGCCACCTGCTGCGCCACGCGGGACACGGCGTGGTCCGCGCCATCGTGCCGGGGCTGCTGGCCTGCGCGGCGCTGCTGTGCATGCCGTGGGGCGGACAGGCGATCGCGGTGCCCTCCAGCGATGTCCCGCTGGACAACCCGGCGGGGGGCGTGGCCGACATTCCCGACCACCCCGACCTGGAACGTGCATTCGCCGACTACCTGCACGCCTACGAGGTGCGCAACACCACGGACCGCCCCCAGCGGCTCACCGCCGTGGGCGTGACCGCCGCGCACCGCATCCAGGGCCCGGGTGATGAGACCCGATGCACGGTGGGGCAGACGCTGGCGCCCATGGCCTCGTGCCATCTCGTGGTGGGCCGGCCGCACTGA
- a CDS encoding helix-turn-helix domain-containing protein, producing MSTPHALPSTVFTTDQGSGEERFEAWRSSISVVFDVAPLDRDPLESFSASVTASHLGALLVGDLRFGRQQFSRGTPRVARDGVNHYLVQWYRSGGFVGQHDDGVDMQVRAGDITVFDLGRTQRTYASPSHVLSIVVPREIADEAFCSPSADLHGTVLRGHTALGGLLSDYLQSLHRRLSTVTLPEAPAVVQATTQMLAACLRPGRDTLAQAEPQIQGVTLGRIQQYIAQHLGAPLSPELLSRTFGVSRSMLYRLFEPLGGVAHYVQQQRLARAFHALANPANRRLRVGEIATRAGFTSEAHFSRAFRTTFGLTPSDVRAMGRGWQAPRKGPDGASGQTTAEYADWLRGLRV from the coding sequence ATGTCCACGCCGCACGCCCTGCCATCGACAGTTTTCACCACCGACCAGGGTTCCGGCGAAGAGCGCTTCGAGGCCTGGCGCAGCAGCATTTCGGTGGTCTTCGATGTCGCGCCGCTGGACCGCGATCCGCTGGAGAGCTTCAGTGCATCGGTCACCGCCAGCCACCTGGGCGCCCTGCTGGTGGGCGACCTGCGCTTTGGCCGGCAGCAGTTCTCGCGCGGTACGCCGCGCGTGGCGCGCGACGGGGTCAACCACTACCTGGTGCAGTGGTACCGCAGCGGCGGGTTCGTGGGCCAGCACGACGACGGCGTGGACATGCAGGTGCGCGCGGGCGACATCACCGTGTTCGACCTCGGCCGCACGCAGCGCACCTACGCCAGCCCCTCGCACGTCCTGTCCATCGTCGTGCCCCGCGAGATCGCCGACGAGGCCTTTTGCAGCCCCTCGGCCGACCTGCACGGCACGGTGCTGCGCGGCCACACGGCGCTGGGCGGGCTGCTCAGCGACTACCTGCAGTCGCTGCATCGGCGGCTGTCCACCGTCACCCTCCCAGAGGCGCCCGCCGTGGTGCAGGCCACCACGCAGATGCTGGCGGCCTGCCTGCGCCCGGGCCGCGACACCCTCGCCCAGGCGGAGCCACAGATCCAGGGTGTCACCCTCGGACGCATCCAGCAATACATCGCGCAGCACCTGGGAGCCCCGCTCAGCCCCGAGCTGCTGAGCCGCACGTTCGGCGTCTCGCGCAGCATGCTGTACCGGCTGTTCGAGCCGCTGGGCGGCGTGGCGCACTACGTGCAGCAGCAGCGCCTGGCCCGGGCGTTCCACGCGCTGGCCAACCCGGCCAACCGCCGGCTGCGGGTGGGCGAGATCGCCACGCGCGCCGGGTTCACCAGCGAGGCGCATTTCAGCCGCGCCTTTCGCACGACCTTTGGCCTCACGCCCAGCGACGTGCGTGCCATGGGCCGCGGCTGGCAAGCGCCCCGCAAGGGCCCGGACGGCGCCAGCGGGCAGACCACCGCCGAATACGCGGACTGGCTGCGCGGCTTGAGGGTGTAG